The Thermococcus sp. genomic interval CCCATAAATCTGACCTCTCTGATCGTGAGCACAGGCTCATATGTTCTCTCCTCGACTACAGGAATGTTGATGAAGCTCCCGATAAATGCGAGGATGAAGAGGGTGTATGCAACCCCTGGGAGAATTCCCAGTTTAACAAAAGCAGCCAGAACAACCCCCGAGAAAAGCGTGAAGACCAACAACAGGAAGAGCAGAATCAACAGGAGCACTGGGATAGAAACGGGCGGGATGAAAAACCTGCTGTACCCAGTACGTCCCATCGTCTCACCGGTTAAATTTGGAAACGACCTTATAAAACATGCCGGGAAAACTTTAAGTTCACCTCACCGAAGGAGTTGACGGTGGTGAGAGATGAAGGTGATATGGTATGGACACTCATGCTTCTGGGTCGAGACCAATGGCGTGAGACTGCTCATCGACCCGTATCCGGAGGTTGATGACGACAAGATAGGTGAGGTGGATTACATTCTAATAACCCACGAGCACGTCGACCACTACGGGAAGGTTGAACTCCTCTCCCGTCTCAGAGACGCAACCGTCATAGGGCCCCCAACCGTTTACATGATGGCAATAAGTGACGGAGTAACCAAAGTCAGGGAGATACGAGAGGGACAGATGATAGAGCTTGAGAACGGTGTTAAAGTCACCGCGATGTACATGGAGCACCCCTCAAGCCAGTACCCAGTTGGCTACCTCATAGAGGGGGACAAGAGTCTCTTCCACGCGGGGGACACCTACTCAACGCCGCACCTCCAGAAGCTCCGCGGAAAGGTTGACGTCCTCCTCGTGCCCATAAGCGGTCGCTCGACGGCAAACGAACGCGAGGCAGCACAGATAGTCGAGGACGTAAGACCCCATCTAGTCATCCCGATGCACTACGGGACCTACGGCGATGGAGATCCCGAGAAGCTCAGGGAGGAACTCCAGAAGAAGCGCATCTGGACCCTCGTCAAACCCCTAGAACTCTATGAGGAGCTGATCCTTTAGCGGTGAAGGGGATGCTTTCAACCGGGATAAAATCACTCGACGAGCTTCTCGGTGGGGGAATTGCCGAAGGTGTGCTGACCCAGGTATACGGGAGCTTCGCAACCGGGAAAACAACTCTGGCGATTCAAATCGGCCTTCTGAGTGGAATGAAGGTTGCCTACGTCGATACCGAAGGCGGCTTCTCCCCGGAGAGGCTGAGCCAGATGGCAGAGATGAGGGGGCTAAATTCCGAGGAGGCCCTTCAGCGTTTCATCCTCTTTGCCCCTGGGGACTTCAAGGAGCAGAGACGCGTCATAGGCTCGCTCAAGAAGGTGGTTGATAAGACGTTTTCCCTCGTCATTGTGGACTCCCTAACGGCCCATTACAGAGCAGAGGAGCAGAGGAGGAATCTCACAAAAGAGCTGGCCAAACAGCTCCAGGTTCTACTCTGGATAGCTAGGAGGAACGAGGTTCCCGTCTTAGTAATCAACCAGGTGCACTTCGACAGCAGAGCCGGAAGGATGAAGCCCGTCGCGGAGCACACATTCAACTACAGGACGAAGGACATCCTCAGGCTGGAGAAGCTCTCAACTCCGGGATTGAGGGTTGCAGTTCTTGAAAGGCACCGCTTCAAGCCCGAGGGAGGGATGATCTTCTTTAGGATAACGAAGAAGGGGATAGAGGAAGCCATCGAAACCAAGCAAGAAAACAGAAAAGAAAACCTCTAAATATTACCCGCCAAGTACATTACTAATTTTGTAATATTTGGCGGAATATAATCCCGGCTCTATTGCCTCAAGCTCCTTAATGAGTTCAATCGTCCTCCTCAGGATTTCAATGACCCTGTAGATGTGCTCAAGCTCATCGAGGCTTAGCTTCCTCCCCTTTCTACCCTTGAGGTACTTCTCGATGACGCGGTAGCCGCCTATGGTGTACTCCCATACCTCCGGCGGGATTCCGCAGAGCTTTGTCGTCTTGTTT includes:
- a CDS encoding type ISP restriction/modification enzyme — translated: MFSILLHLMNVDLSINPKLLGDDLTLEKVKYDDKDCVAINKTTKLCGIPPEVWEYTIGGYRVIEKYLKGRKGRKLSLDELEHIYRVIEILRRTIELIKELEAIEPGLYSAKYYKISNVLGG
- a CDS encoding MBL fold metallo-hydrolase, translating into MKVIWYGHSCFWVETNGVRLLIDPYPEVDDDKIGEVDYILITHEHVDHYGKVELLSRLRDATVIGPPTVYMMAISDGVTKVREIREGQMIELENGVKVTAMYMEHPSSQYPVGYLIEGDKSLFHAGDTYSTPHLQKLRGKVDVLLVPISGRSTANEREAAQIVEDVRPHLVIPMHYGTYGDGDPEKLREELQKKRIWTLVKPLELYEELIL
- the radB gene encoding DNA repair and recombination protein RadB, which produces MLSTGIKSLDELLGGGIAEGVLTQVYGSFATGKTTLAIQIGLLSGMKVAYVDTEGGFSPERLSQMAEMRGLNSEEALQRFILFAPGDFKEQRRVIGSLKKVVDKTFSLVIVDSLTAHYRAEEQRRNLTKELAKQLQVLLWIARRNEVPVLVINQVHFDSRAGRMKPVAEHTFNYRTKDILRLEKLSTPGLRVAVLERHRFKPEGGMIFFRITKKGIEEAIETKQENRKENL